The following is a genomic window from Trachemys scripta elegans isolate TJP31775 chromosome 7, CAS_Tse_1.0, whole genome shotgun sequence.
tctaaaatatgtaaatatcaCTGGGGTGTGATAGAGAATTTTATTTCTAAAGGACAGtataataactttttaaaaaatgtgcactTTATTGCTATTATAATATGCATCAATACTCATAACTTTTATTCACCATCCAAGTAGCTGAGTCCCTCTAGTGGCATAAATTCAGCATGTTAGCaacattccatttaaaaaatccaattacaTCAGTAGATTCAATGCTAGCACTTTTTGAGGCTCTCTAAAGGACTACTGTGACCTGATCTTGGGACAGACACTGTGCACATCCATATTAATAAGTATAAATTGATTTATAGCCATGTGGCAGCAAGTATAGGTGCACTGGAAGAGACAAGAAATTCAGAGAATGAGTGATATTGATATTCCAGGATTCTAATTGCTTTAAATAAGAGACACAGTGTCAGGAGTAACGTAATGCCCAGGGTAGCCAATAGGGATATAGGCTTATAAAAAAATGTATCGTGAGCAAGGAGCGAAGTATGTTAAGTGCATTGATCTCTGCTTATCTTGTAAATACACAtcgctctcactctctctctctcatggataTTTGGAAGACAGGAATCTAAGGCACCAAAACCAAGCTGGCATCCACAGGAAAATCAAATGGCATGAAAAACCCACAACAGTAAGTATTCACTGTATTAGATGTTTGTTAAACTGTATGGATTTAATAGCAAATAAAAGAGAGAACTTTAATGGATATTGGTTGCAGCTGATCTCTCTTAAGAACCATTTAACGGAACGCAGCCTCTTGAGATTTGTAATTTCACCTTtgcctttccagatgactgtttATTATACATGTGGTGGCAATCTCTGGACAGTGAGTAATCCATTCATTATCAAGGCTGACTGAGAGTAAACGTGTGTGCAGCAATGACTCCTTAACCCTGCTGACAGCGAACTACAAAGAAGGAAAATGATGAATCCGGATAATTTAACCTCCCTAAGCTTCCTCTCAGCAATTCATAGCAACGCTAGCAATTTATTCTCAGGGCTCCAGTTTGTTCAGTCTTTCAAGCCACTCATCATCCCATGCTACTCCCTGGTGGTTTTTGTTGGCATCATTGGGAATTATCTCCTCATTTATGTCATCTGCAAGACGAAAAAAATGCACAATGTCACCAACTTCCTGGTCGGCAACCTGGCTTTCTCAGACATGCTTATGTGTGCAACCTGCGTGCCCCTGACTCTGGCATATGCCTTTGAGCCCCGGGGATGGGTTTATGGACGCTTCATGTGTTATTTTGTGTTCTTAATGCAACCGGTCactgtgtttgtgtctgtcttcACCTTGACTGTCATAGCTGTGGACAGATACTATGCCATGGTGTATCCTCTCCGGAGGAGACTCACTATATCAATCTGTGCTTATATTCTGGCTGCGATTTGGCTGCTGAGTTGCATCTTGGCTGCCCCAGCTTTGGTCCACACCTATCATGCTGAGTTCCCAGAACTGGACTTCTCCATCTGTGAAGAGTTTTGGTTCCATATGAAGAGGGACCACTTAACGTATGCCTACAGCACTCTCATCATCACATATGTACTGCCTTTAATAGTCATCTCCTTGTCCTATCTGCGGATCTCTGTCAAACTGAAAAATCGAGTGGTTCCGGGAAACATCACCCAGGGCCAAGCTGAGTGGGACAGGGTTAGGAGGAGGAAAACCTTTCGCTTGCTGGTCCTGGTGGTGGCTGCCTTTGGAGTCTGCTGGCTCCCTCTGCACATCTTTAATGTGATAAAAGACATGGATATTAACCTAATAGATAAACAGTATTTCAACCTCATCCAGCTGCTGTGCCACTGGTTTGCTATGATGTCTGCCTGCACCAATGCCTTCCTTTATGCCTGGCTACATGACAGCTTCAGAGGGGAATTGAAGAAGATGTTTGCCTGGAGGAAGAAGAAGATTGGACCTGCCACTAACTGCATTATGGCCAGTGTGATGCTataagtctgtgtgtgtgtgtgtgtgtgtgtgtgtgtgtgtgtgtgtgtgtgtgtgtgtgagattcaGTTACAATGCATTTCCTTTCCAGTGATGAGtgtaaagctatgtctacactagagaacttacagcagcacagctgtaccaatgcagctgcacggctgtaagatctctcatgtagccgctctatgcagatgggagagagctctcctgttgacataattaaTCCACTCCCCAATGAGAAGTAGTAGCTATGACAGCAGGAGAAGCTCtaccactgacatagcactgtgcacgcTACCACTGACGCCGGCGTAACTTGTGTTGCTCatgggggtggaatattcacacccctgagcaacataagtggtagtgtagatctagccttAGTCTTTCCTATAGTTATTGATGACCAGGTTGTATGTTCCTCCAATGTGTTACCCTCAGGACTTGACTGTGGCAATCCAGGGCCCCAAGCGCAGCCTCACATGTAACCTCTGTGGCCCCAACTCCACCAGGGTAGCAGAGGTGACATCTAAGAGTCCTGTGCTGTCCCCACACCAGATACAGAGCCGTCTGCTGGGTTGTCAGGGGGGATTCAATCCTGATCAGTCTCCCACTCTGCAAAACCTCTACTGTGGCCCCACCCTCTGCTTAAGATGATGGTAGTGGGGGCCATGCATACAAGATTATACTGGTGAAGAGGCAGGGGGTCCCTTTACCCAAATGAAAAGCCTTCTGCTGGGATGCTGAATGTGGCCATTTacaaaaaatgcttttcttttaaaaatgttgacagcAGAACCATATGCAGTGTTACAGTGACACCACTGCTTATGCACCCAAGgattacattagccctttttgccacagcattgtaCTGGGAGCTCACTTCAGTTGTTTGTCTACCataacccctaaatccttttcagagtccttCCAGAATAGAGTCCCATATTTTGCAGGTAttgcctgcattccttgttcctaggtTGGATTGTTGCATGCCATTGTTTTGTCAGGACAAAATGACCATCTGTGACATGGAGGCCTattggtggttcactactctgtcagctactcttgtcaggcctgacgtACTCACTACACCAAAACACTCTTGTCATAAGCTGTATCtgaaaggtgtcatgtaagatatcatatgtAAACTGTTAACACTGGTCCTAAAAGTCACTGCGTGGTGTATATACAGGGTGTGCACAAAGAGTTATACATATTTGCTAGAATCAGTCTTACCAATTGTTTTGCAAGCTATGCATAAGTCTAGTCTGCCCTTGGCAATAGAAAGTGTATTTTCTTGGCTGACCAGCCAGGttgtcaggcagagacaatgaaagtacatttacatataaggtaaaccaAACTATCTAGCTCACAGGTTGGGGAGAAGATAACATGGCATTTACACCCCAGCAGGTCAGGGAAATTTTGTCTGGGCTTgtttttcaaagaatacatttcagcCATTTATTGAACTATAAAAAGAATGGGAGAGAACCCCATAGTTATCTTTCATCTGAGGAGTCAAAGAAACCGAGTGCTTTGAGCTCCATGTGTTGGGTTCCGGCTAAAGAACAGGCCAGCCATGCTGGAAGACTGACTGTCATGAGAAAAACCTCTTTGAACAAAACGCTCTAGTTTGCTGAGTTTCAGTCTTGAAagcatttttacttttgtttgtttgtaaccatttctatccttATTCCTTATATTGGTATCACTTAAAACTATgtctttttgttaataaacttgtttaccATAAATCAACTCAGCACTTTAATGTATAAGCAAACTTGATAAGGTTTTTGGGTGTTACAGTAAGGAGACTGCACACTGCAGAGAAAGACATTGTTGGAGAGAACTTGGGGCTGGAATATTGGTTGAGATCCCTCTGCAAGGAACAACTGGGCGATGGAATCAGGGTGAGGCTGTTGTGCTGTGAGCAAGGTGCTGGTATCAGGGCTCTGAGACATCCAGGGTCACAGGGCAgatggtgacacaaccccttactgaGCCAGGATGAACCCCAAAGCGTCACACCATACTATTCAGagacaaaaagaacgaggagtacttgtagcaccttagagactaaccaatttatttcagcataagctttcatgggctaaaacccacttcatcggatgcatgcagtggaaaatacagtaggaagattatatatatattaggtgAGCTAttttcagcaggagaaaaacttttgtagtgataatcaggatggcccaccAGGAGACAGACACCTTCCCCCCTCTGTCCTTAGCACAAGGAGTATGAGACAAGTGTAAGGAGAGATAATTATAAGTGCTTAAACATATAGAGAGTTCATACTATCAAACAAATTCATAACTTGTACATAGATTCCCCAAATTGTCAGCGTGTGTTTGTTGCATTCACAATTTAAGCAAATGTCCCTAGCTTGAAAGTTACATTTGAAATCCATTATCATTTTGGGTTTTGAATATAATGAATTGAAAAAGTACTTGTATGATCATTTGAATGATGCAGGTAGATGTATTCAATTTGCATAACTATGCCTAGCTACTGACTTGTCCACAGGACTGGATAAGTTATTTTCCTAACCAGACATGGTGACCTACACATACAGTGCTGAAGAGTTTTTGATAGTAAAGATTTT
Proteins encoded in this region:
- the LOC117879733 gene encoding prolactin-releasing peptide receptor-like, yielding MMNPDNLTSLSFLSAIHSNASNLFSGLQFVQSFKPLIIPCYSLVVFVGIIGNYLLIYVICKTKKMHNVTNFLVGNLAFSDMLMCATCVPLTLAYAFEPRGWVYGRFMCYFVFLMQPVTVFVSVFTLTVIAVDRYYAMVYPLRRRLTISICAYILAAIWLLSCILAAPALVHTYHAEFPELDFSICEEFWFHMKRDHLTYAYSTLIITYVLPLIVISLSYLRISVKLKNRVVPGNITQGQAEWDRVRRRKTFRLLVLVVAAFGVCWLPLHIFNVIKDMDINLIDKQYFNLIQLLCHWFAMMSACTNAFLYAWLHDSFRGELKKMFAWRKKKIGPATNCIMASVML